A stretch of the Phycodurus eques isolate BA_2022a chromosome 15, UOR_Pequ_1.1, whole genome shotgun sequence genome encodes the following:
- the pnpla7a gene encoding patatin-like phospholipase domain-containing protein 7a isoform X1, whose translation MTCRTEGDDGDICGWASSILVYSKNNISAVTSRVQQFVEERMQTTMLTGVLIGAAVAVSVIGIVVLFLYRRFKHAREQQPGVPHYRFRKRDKVLFYGRKIMRKVQTLSSIPPTTSPSTSVSKQPQRVRKRTKVLSIARKILRIRKDPPTLQPKEPPPSLLEADLTEFDVQSSNLPSEVLYMLKNVRVLGHFDKPLFLELCRHMVFVELQESEGLFKPGDDDDSIYVVQDGRLELCIFENDGTEVAVKDVLPGDSVHSLLSILDIITGFPAPYKTVSARAATRSTILRLPASAFESVFKKYPETLVRVIQIIMVRLQRVTFLALHNYLGLTTELFNPESHAVPLSNVNSVASEAISGKTTRRLHFQDELAVGTTESPAETADGVKDSPSNSHRKQRSISMPPDSAGDMTMACERARVNIDETPPSPASQKSSLKKSVTMQHTPSEVFHYTDSGGQSDAIHLSKSGTVFQAAKKDLLGIIQLQDPSLLEGRVTLHQVKAGSVVARQGDQEVSIQFVISGLLHVYQRMIDREEDTRLFVTHPGELVGQLAVLTGEPLIFTVRAQRDCSFLSISKTHFYEIMRVEPKVVLNVAHTVVRRMSSFVRQIDFALDWMAVEAGRAVYRQGEKSDSTFIVLSGRLRSVIMKEDGKKELIGEYGRGDLIGVVEALTHQNRATTVHAVRDSELAKLPEGALSSIKRKFPQVVTRLIHLLGQKILQQVNLPLTGRSLVLHTPGSKWDAGNQASNLSTVTVLPVSEEVPLTAFTLELQHALLAIGPTLLLTSDIIKQRLGAAALDSVHEYRLSSWLGQQEDIHRIVLYQTDYTLTPWTQRCIRQADSIIIVGLGEQHPAVGELERMLEGSAVRAQKQLVLLHKEDGPPPKGTVEWLNMRSWISRHLHLSCPRRVFSKRSLPKLLELYQRVFEKPADRHSDFSRLARVLTGNAIALVLGGGGARGCSQVGILRALCEAGIPVDLIGGTSIGSLLGALYAEDRSHSRMRMRAREWAMEMTSVFKKVLDLTYPVTSMFSGAAFNSGISNVFKSKQIEDLWIPYFNITADISASAMRVHTDGSLWRYVRASMSLSGYLPPLCDPKDGHLLMDGGYINNLPADVARSMGAKVVIAIDVGSRDETNLTNYGDSLSGWWLLWKRLNPLAEKVKVLNMAEIQTRLAYVCCVRHLESVKNSDYCEYIRPPIDRYRTLEFGKFDEIAEVGYQHGKTVFDVWSRSGVVEKMLKDRHQEEFHNTQCKNNVLTCPNASFTDLAEIVSRIEPVKPALVDAPQCDLFFLLSSPPSPSEESDYQTDYDEEAVESALSDLELYGHFGEHTEGEETADTDEELDERSIRRVNAVSDHEHSLSISANQEVLSKRSAK comes from the exons ATGACTTGCCGCACAGAAGGTGACGATGGAGACATCTGTGGATGGGCCAGTTCA ATACTggtatacagcaaaaataataTCTCAGCAGTGACATCACGAGTGCAACAGTTTGTGGAGGAGAGGATGCAGACCACTATG CTCACAGGTGTCCTGATAGGTGCCGCCGTCGCAGTCTCAGTGATCGGGATTGTGGTGCTCTTTTTGTACAGGAGGTTCAAGCATGCTC GTGAACAGCAGCCTGGTGTACCTCATTATCGCTTCAGAAAACGAGATAAAGTGCTCTTCTATGGTCGAAAAATCATGCGCAAG gtCCAGACTTTGTCCTCAATTCCTCCTACTACTTCGCCATCTACCTCAGTGTCAAAGCAACCACAGCGTGTGCGCAAGAGAACCAAAGTTCTTAGCATTGCTCGCAA AATCCTTCGTATCCGTAAGGACCCTCCTACTCTTCAGCCTAAAGAACCGCCACCCTCTCTGCTGGAGGCTGACCTGACTGAGTTTGACGTGCAGAGTTCAAATCTTCCCTCTGAGGTGCTCTATATGCTGAAGAATGTCAG GGTGTTGGGACACTTTGACAAGCCCCTCTTCCTCGAGCTGTGTCGCCACATGGTGTTTGTTGAGCTGCAGGAGAGTGAGGGTCTTTTCAAGCCCGGAGATGACGACGACAGCATCTATGTGGTCCAGGATGGGCGACTTGAGCTCTGCATCTTTGAGAAC GATGGTACAGAAGTAGCAGTGAAGGATGTTCTTCCCGGCGACAGCGTACACAGCTTGCTCAGTATTCTGGACATCATCACG GGGTTTCCAGCTCCCTACAAGACTGTATCTGCTCGTGCAGCCACCCGCTCCACCATCTTACGTTTACCTGCATCCGCCTTTGAGTCTGTGTTCAAGAAATACCCTGAGACACTAGTGCGTGTCATTCAG ATAATCATGGTGCGGCTCCAAAGAGTCACCTTCTTGGCACTGCATAACTACCTGGGCCTGACGACCGAGCTCTTCAATCCG GAGAGCCATGCGGTGCCTTTGTCCAACGTGAACAGCGTGGCGAGTGAAGCAATATCGGGCAAGACGACTCGCCGTTTGCACTTCCAAGATGAGTTAGCTGTGGGCACCACAGAGAGCCCCGCAGAGACag CAGATGGTGTGAAGGACAGTCCTTCGAACAGCCACAGGAAGCAACGATCCATCTCGATGCCCCCTGACAGCGCAG GCGACATGACCATGGCGTGCGAACGGGCTCGAGTCAACATAGATGAGACTCCACCCAGTCCTGCCAGTCAGAAG tCTAGCCTGAAGAAGAGCGTGACCATGCAGCACACGCCCTCTGAGGTATTTCACTACACGGACAGCGGGGGGCAGTCTGACGCTATTCACCTCAGCAAGAGCGGCACAGTCTTCCAGGCTGCCAAAAAAGACCTGCTAGGGATCATCCAGTTGCAG GATCCCAGCCTGCTTGAGGGAAGAGTGACCCTCCATCAAGTGAAAGCTGGTTCTGTAGTGGCTCGTCAGGGAGATCAG GAAGTGAGCATTCAGTTTGTGATTTCGGGCCTCCTCCATGTTTACCAGCGGATGATTGACCGTGAGGAAGACACACGTCTTTTTGTGACGCACCCTGGAGAGCTTGTCGGTCAGCTTGCTGTCCTGACCGGAGAGCCCCTCATATTTACTGTTCGAGCACAGCGGGACTGCAGCTTCCTCTCCATTTCCAAAACCCATTTCTATGA GATAATGCGCGTGGAGCCAAAGGTGGTGCTGAACGTTGCTCACACTGTGGTAAGGAGGATGTCATCCTTTGTCAGACAGATCGACTTTGCACTCGATTGGATGGCCGTGGAAGCCGGCAGGGCCGTCTACAG GCAGGGAGAGAAATCCGACAGTACTTTCATCGTGCTCAGTGGACGACTGCGCTCTGTAATCATGAAGGAGGATGGCAAGAAGGAACTGATAGGAGAGTATGGCCGTGGTGACCTGATTGGAGTG GTGGAGGCCCTAACCCATCAAAACAGAGCCACCACCGTCCACGCCGTACGGGACTCTGAGCTCGCCAAGCTGCCTGAGGGCGCCCTCAGCTCCATCAAGAGGAAGTTCCCACAG GTTGTCACCAGGCTCATCCACTTGCTTGGACAAAAGATCCTCCAGCAGGTTAATCTTCCTCTAACAG GTCGCAGTTTGGTGCTGCACACCCCTGGCAGTAAATGGGACGCGGGCAACCAGGCCTCCAACCTCTCCACAGTGACAGTCCTTCCCGTCTCTGAGGAGGTGCCGCTCACCGCCTTTACCCTGGAACTGCAGCATGCGCTCCTTGCAATAG GTCCCACTCTTCTGTTGACCAGTGATATAATTAAACAACGCCTCGGAGCTGCAGCACTAGACAG TGTTCATGAATATCGTCTGTCAAGTTGGTTGGGCCAACAGGAAGACATCCATCGCATAGTTCTCTACCAAACAGACTACACACTGACCCCCTGGACTCAGCGGTGCATTCGTCAGGCCGACAGCATCATAATTGTGGGCCTGGGTGAGCAGCACCCCGCCGTCGGAGAG CTGGAGCGCATGTTGGAAGGGAGTGCCGTGCGCGCCCAGAAGCAGCTGGTGCTGCTTCACAAAGAAGACGGCCCCCCTCCCAAGGGGACTGTGGAATGGCTTAACATGCGGAGCTGGATCTCCAGACACCTTCATCTATCATGTCCACGACGGGTGTTCTCCAAGAGGAGTCTGCCCAAACTA ttggaGCTGTATCAACGTGTGTTTGAAAAGCCGGCAGACCGCCACTCAGATTTTTCCCGACTGGCCCGAGTCCTCACTGGGAATGCCATTGCTCTCGTCCTGGGTGGAGGCGGGGCCAG AGGTTGTTCTCAGGTGGGGATCCTTCGAGCCCTCTGTGAAGCCGGCATCCCAGTCGACCTCATCGGCGGCACTTCTATCGGTTCTCTGTTGGGGGCGCTTTACGCCGAGGACCGCAGCCACAGCCGCATGAGGATGAGGGCTCGAGAATGGGCAATG GAAATGACTTCAGTTTTCAAAAAGGTTCTAGATTTAACATACCCGGTCACCTCCATGTTCTCTGGCGCGGCCTTCAACTCTGGTATCAGCAATGTTTTTAAGAGCAAGCAAATTGAG GACCTTTGGATACCATATTTTAATATCACAGCTGACATTAGTGCCTCTGCAATGAGAGTGCACACTGATG GTTCTTTATGGAGGTATGTTCGTGCTAGCATGTCTCTGTCAGGGTATCTGCCTCCTCTCTGTGACCCGAAAGATGGACACCTGCTTATGGATGGAGGCTACATCAACAACCTGCCAG CTGATGTCGCACGCTCCATGGGGGCCAAAGTGGTGATAGCTATCGACGTGGGCAGCCGTGATGAAACCAACCTCACTAATTACGGCGATTCGCTGTCAGGCTGGTGGCTGTTATGGAAACGCCTCAACCCCCTAGCAGAGAAAGTCAAG GTGTTGAACATGGCAGAGATTCAGACCCGCTTGGCTTACGTGTGCTGCGTTCGACACCTGGAGTCAGTGAAGAACAGCGACTACTGCGAGTATATCCGACCCCCCATTGACAGATACCGGACGCTGGAGTTTGGGAAGTTCGATGAGATTGCT GAGGTGGGATACCAGCACGGCAAGACTGTGTTTGATGTGTGGAGTCGCAGTGGAGTGGTGGAGAAAATGCTGAAAGACAGACACCAGGAGGAGTTTCACAACACGCAATGCAAGAACAAT GTTTTGACATGCCCCAACGCTTCCTTTACTGACTTGGCTGAAATCGTATCCCGCATTGAGCCTGTCAAACCTGCCCTGGTAGATG CTCCAcaatgtgatcttttttttctcctgtcctCACCTCCCTCCCCGTCAGAGGAGTCAGACTACCAAACTGACTATGACGAGGAGGCAGTGGAGAGCGCACTGTCTGACCTGGAGCTATACGGTCACTTTGGAGAGCATACTGAAGGGGAGGAGACTGCGGACACG GATGAAGAACTGGACGAAAGAAGTATTCGACGTGTCAATGCAGTCTCCGACCACGAACACTCACTGAGTATCTCAGCCAATCAGGAAGTACTTTCTAAACGTTCCGCCAAGTGA
- the pnpla7a gene encoding patatin-like phospholipase domain-containing protein 7a isoform X4: protein MTCRTEGDDGDICGWASSILVYSKNNISAVTSRVQQFVEERMQTTMLTGVLIGAAVAVSVIGIVVLFLYRRFKHAREQQPGVPHYRFRKRDKVLFYGRKIMRKVQTLSSIPPTTSPSTSVSKQPQRVRKRTKVLSIARKILRIRKDPPTLQPKEPPPSLLEADLTEFDVQSSNLPSEVLYMLKNVRVLGHFDKPLFLELCRHMVFVELQESEGLFKPGDDDDSIYVVQDGRLELCIFENDGTEVAVKDVLPGDSVHSLLSILDIITGFPAPYKTVSARAATRSTILRLPASAFESVFKKYPETLVRVIQIIMVRLQRVTFLALHNYLGLTTELFNPESHAVPLSNVNSVASEAISGKTTRRLHFQDELAVGTTESPAETDGVKDSPSNSHRKQRSISMPPDSAGDMTMACERARVNIDETPPSPASQKSSLKKSVTMQHTPSEVFHYTDSGGQSDAIHLSKSGTVFQAAKKDLLGIIQLQDPSLLEGRVTLHQVKAGSVVARQGDQEVSIQFVISGLLHVYQRMIDREEDTRLFVTHPGELVGQLAVLTGEPLIFTVRAQRDCSFLSISKTHFYEIMRVEPKVVLNVAHTVVRRMSSFVRQIDFALDWMAVEAGRAVYRQGEKSDSTFIVLSGRLRSVIMKEDGKKELIGEYGRGDLIGVVEALTHQNRATTVHAVRDSELAKLPEGALSSIKRKFPQVVTRLIHLLGQKILQQVNLPLTGRSLVLHTPGSKWDAGNQASNLSTVTVLPVSEEVPLTAFTLELQHALLAIGPTLLLTSDIIKQRLGAAALDSVHEYRLSSWLGQQEDIHRIVLYQTDYTLTPWTQRCIRQADSIIIVGLGEQHPAVGELERMLEGSAVRAQKQLVLLHKEDGPPPKGTVEWLNMRSWISRHLHLSCPRRVFSKRSLPKLLELYQRVFEKPADRHSDFSRLARVLTGNAIALVLGGGGARGCSQVGILRALCEAGIPVDLIGGTSIGSLLGALYAEDRSHSRMRMRAREWAMEMTSVFKKVLDLTYPVTSMFSGAAFNSGISNVFKSKQIEDLWIPYFNITADISASAMRVHTDGSLWRYVRASMSLSGYLPPLCDPKDGHLLMDGGYINNLPADVARSMGAKVVIAIDVGSRDETNLTNYGDSLSGWWLLWKRLNPLAEKVKVLNMAEIQTRLAYVCCVRHLESVKNSDYCEYIRPPIDRYRTLEFGKFDEIAEVGYQHGKTVFDVWSRSGVVEKMLKDRHQEEFHNTQCKNNVLTCPNASFTDLAEIVSRIEPVKPALVDEESDYQTDYDEEAVESALSDLELYGHFGEHTEGEETADTDEELDERSIRRVNAVSDHEHSLSISANQEVLSKRSAK, encoded by the exons ATGACTTGCCGCACAGAAGGTGACGATGGAGACATCTGTGGATGGGCCAGTTCA ATACTggtatacagcaaaaataataTCTCAGCAGTGACATCACGAGTGCAACAGTTTGTGGAGGAGAGGATGCAGACCACTATG CTCACAGGTGTCCTGATAGGTGCCGCCGTCGCAGTCTCAGTGATCGGGATTGTGGTGCTCTTTTTGTACAGGAGGTTCAAGCATGCTC GTGAACAGCAGCCTGGTGTACCTCATTATCGCTTCAGAAAACGAGATAAAGTGCTCTTCTATGGTCGAAAAATCATGCGCAAG gtCCAGACTTTGTCCTCAATTCCTCCTACTACTTCGCCATCTACCTCAGTGTCAAAGCAACCACAGCGTGTGCGCAAGAGAACCAAAGTTCTTAGCATTGCTCGCAA AATCCTTCGTATCCGTAAGGACCCTCCTACTCTTCAGCCTAAAGAACCGCCACCCTCTCTGCTGGAGGCTGACCTGACTGAGTTTGACGTGCAGAGTTCAAATCTTCCCTCTGAGGTGCTCTATATGCTGAAGAATGTCAG GGTGTTGGGACACTTTGACAAGCCCCTCTTCCTCGAGCTGTGTCGCCACATGGTGTTTGTTGAGCTGCAGGAGAGTGAGGGTCTTTTCAAGCCCGGAGATGACGACGACAGCATCTATGTGGTCCAGGATGGGCGACTTGAGCTCTGCATCTTTGAGAAC GATGGTACAGAAGTAGCAGTGAAGGATGTTCTTCCCGGCGACAGCGTACACAGCTTGCTCAGTATTCTGGACATCATCACG GGGTTTCCAGCTCCCTACAAGACTGTATCTGCTCGTGCAGCCACCCGCTCCACCATCTTACGTTTACCTGCATCCGCCTTTGAGTCTGTGTTCAAGAAATACCCTGAGACACTAGTGCGTGTCATTCAG ATAATCATGGTGCGGCTCCAAAGAGTCACCTTCTTGGCACTGCATAACTACCTGGGCCTGACGACCGAGCTCTTCAATCCG GAGAGCCATGCGGTGCCTTTGTCCAACGTGAACAGCGTGGCGAGTGAAGCAATATCGGGCAAGACGACTCGCCGTTTGCACTTCCAAGATGAGTTAGCTGTGGGCACCACAGAGAGCCCCGCAGAGACag ATGGTGTGAAGGACAGTCCTTCGAACAGCCACAGGAAGCAACGATCCATCTCGATGCCCCCTGACAGCGCAG GCGACATGACCATGGCGTGCGAACGGGCTCGAGTCAACATAGATGAGACTCCACCCAGTCCTGCCAGTCAGAAG tCTAGCCTGAAGAAGAGCGTGACCATGCAGCACACGCCCTCTGAGGTATTTCACTACACGGACAGCGGGGGGCAGTCTGACGCTATTCACCTCAGCAAGAGCGGCACAGTCTTCCAGGCTGCCAAAAAAGACCTGCTAGGGATCATCCAGTTGCAG GATCCCAGCCTGCTTGAGGGAAGAGTGACCCTCCATCAAGTGAAAGCTGGTTCTGTAGTGGCTCGTCAGGGAGATCAG GAAGTGAGCATTCAGTTTGTGATTTCGGGCCTCCTCCATGTTTACCAGCGGATGATTGACCGTGAGGAAGACACACGTCTTTTTGTGACGCACCCTGGAGAGCTTGTCGGTCAGCTTGCTGTCCTGACCGGAGAGCCCCTCATATTTACTGTTCGAGCACAGCGGGACTGCAGCTTCCTCTCCATTTCCAAAACCCATTTCTATGA GATAATGCGCGTGGAGCCAAAGGTGGTGCTGAACGTTGCTCACACTGTGGTAAGGAGGATGTCATCCTTTGTCAGACAGATCGACTTTGCACTCGATTGGATGGCCGTGGAAGCCGGCAGGGCCGTCTACAG GCAGGGAGAGAAATCCGACAGTACTTTCATCGTGCTCAGTGGACGACTGCGCTCTGTAATCATGAAGGAGGATGGCAAGAAGGAACTGATAGGAGAGTATGGCCGTGGTGACCTGATTGGAGTG GTGGAGGCCCTAACCCATCAAAACAGAGCCACCACCGTCCACGCCGTACGGGACTCTGAGCTCGCCAAGCTGCCTGAGGGCGCCCTCAGCTCCATCAAGAGGAAGTTCCCACAG GTTGTCACCAGGCTCATCCACTTGCTTGGACAAAAGATCCTCCAGCAGGTTAATCTTCCTCTAACAG GTCGCAGTTTGGTGCTGCACACCCCTGGCAGTAAATGGGACGCGGGCAACCAGGCCTCCAACCTCTCCACAGTGACAGTCCTTCCCGTCTCTGAGGAGGTGCCGCTCACCGCCTTTACCCTGGAACTGCAGCATGCGCTCCTTGCAATAG GTCCCACTCTTCTGTTGACCAGTGATATAATTAAACAACGCCTCGGAGCTGCAGCACTAGACAG TGTTCATGAATATCGTCTGTCAAGTTGGTTGGGCCAACAGGAAGACATCCATCGCATAGTTCTCTACCAAACAGACTACACACTGACCCCCTGGACTCAGCGGTGCATTCGTCAGGCCGACAGCATCATAATTGTGGGCCTGGGTGAGCAGCACCCCGCCGTCGGAGAG CTGGAGCGCATGTTGGAAGGGAGTGCCGTGCGCGCCCAGAAGCAGCTGGTGCTGCTTCACAAAGAAGACGGCCCCCCTCCCAAGGGGACTGTGGAATGGCTTAACATGCGGAGCTGGATCTCCAGACACCTTCATCTATCATGTCCACGACGGGTGTTCTCCAAGAGGAGTCTGCCCAAACTA ttggaGCTGTATCAACGTGTGTTTGAAAAGCCGGCAGACCGCCACTCAGATTTTTCCCGACTGGCCCGAGTCCTCACTGGGAATGCCATTGCTCTCGTCCTGGGTGGAGGCGGGGCCAG AGGTTGTTCTCAGGTGGGGATCCTTCGAGCCCTCTGTGAAGCCGGCATCCCAGTCGACCTCATCGGCGGCACTTCTATCGGTTCTCTGTTGGGGGCGCTTTACGCCGAGGACCGCAGCCACAGCCGCATGAGGATGAGGGCTCGAGAATGGGCAATG GAAATGACTTCAGTTTTCAAAAAGGTTCTAGATTTAACATACCCGGTCACCTCCATGTTCTCTGGCGCGGCCTTCAACTCTGGTATCAGCAATGTTTTTAAGAGCAAGCAAATTGAG GACCTTTGGATACCATATTTTAATATCACAGCTGACATTAGTGCCTCTGCAATGAGAGTGCACACTGATG GTTCTTTATGGAGGTATGTTCGTGCTAGCATGTCTCTGTCAGGGTATCTGCCTCCTCTCTGTGACCCGAAAGATGGACACCTGCTTATGGATGGAGGCTACATCAACAACCTGCCAG CTGATGTCGCACGCTCCATGGGGGCCAAAGTGGTGATAGCTATCGACGTGGGCAGCCGTGATGAAACCAACCTCACTAATTACGGCGATTCGCTGTCAGGCTGGTGGCTGTTATGGAAACGCCTCAACCCCCTAGCAGAGAAAGTCAAG GTGTTGAACATGGCAGAGATTCAGACCCGCTTGGCTTACGTGTGCTGCGTTCGACACCTGGAGTCAGTGAAGAACAGCGACTACTGCGAGTATATCCGACCCCCCATTGACAGATACCGGACGCTGGAGTTTGGGAAGTTCGATGAGATTGCT GAGGTGGGATACCAGCACGGCAAGACTGTGTTTGATGTGTGGAGTCGCAGTGGAGTGGTGGAGAAAATGCTGAAAGACAGACACCAGGAGGAGTTTCACAACACGCAATGCAAGAACAAT GTTTTGACATGCCCCAACGCTTCCTTTACTGACTTGGCTGAAATCGTATCCCGCATTGAGCCTGTCAAACCTGCCCTGGTAGATG AGGAGTCAGACTACCAAACTGACTATGACGAGGAGGCAGTGGAGAGCGCACTGTCTGACCTGGAGCTATACGGTCACTTTGGAGAGCATACTGAAGGGGAGGAGACTGCGGACACG GATGAAGAACTGGACGAAAGAAGTATTCGACGTGTCAATGCAGTCTCCGACCACGAACACTCACTGAGTATCTCAGCCAATCAGGAAGTACTTTCTAAACGTTCCGCCAAGTGA